From a region of the Coprococcus comes ATCC 27758 genome:
- a CDS encoding CD3337/EF1877 family mobilome membrane protein has product MMKSVTKEKVFHVLKMILIAVTVTLVLLSLLGTVAHASGLVDDTVNADNLYSKYPLSNYQLDFYVDNSWSWLPWNWLDGIGKSVQYGLYCITNFVWTISLYLSNATGYVVQQAYKLDFINDMADSIGKSIQTLAGVTENGFSSSGFYVGFLLIIILIVGVYTAYTGLLKRETSKALHAVINFVVVFIVSASFIAYAPNYIQKINDFSSDISTASLDLGTKIMLPDSQSKGKDSVDLIRDSLFAIQVEKPWLLLQFGNSDTEEIGTDRVEALVSASPSDEDGETRETVVKTEIEDNDNDNLTIPQVVNRLGMVFFLLIFNLGITIFIFLLTGMMLFSQILFIIYAIFLPVSFLLSMIPTYENMAKQAVVRVFNAIMTRAGITLIVTVAFSISSMFYNISTDYPFFMVAFLQIICFAGIYMKLGELMSMFSLNANDSQQIGRRIFRRPMVFMRHRARRMERRLARAVGTGSMVGAGAGAVAGSAYNHSRSTHKNTPARPQRNNDISVGSRVGSAVGAVMDTKNKVRDSASSLKENVKDLPTQAGYAVHSAKQKAKDNVSDFKRGIVEERENRQEQRTQKRNLHRENISQKKQELQKAQEARQTVHANGSATAGATRSHERPVATPVPKTAQTDTVIKPDMKRPATSPVIKNAEVKAGKETVRTNIRQEQQVKGVTRTNQPNIAESRSNQKKTTIQKQVKQKQNRKTVTKQPEKGRKK; this is encoded by the coding sequence ATGATGAAATCTGTCACAAAAGAAAAGGTGTTCCATGTGCTGAAAATGATTCTGATTGCCGTGACCGTCACGCTGGTACTGCTGTCCCTGCTTGGGACGGTAGCTCATGCGTCTGGACTGGTCGATGATACGGTCAATGCAGACAACCTGTATTCAAAGTATCCGCTTTCCAATTATCAGCTTGATTTCTATGTGGACAATAGCTGGTCTTGGCTTCCGTGGAACTGGCTGGACGGCATTGGAAAATCGGTGCAGTACGGGCTTTACTGTATCACAAATTTTGTCTGGACAATCAGCCTGTATCTTAGCAATGCCACAGGATATGTGGTGCAACAGGCGTATAAGCTGGACTTCATCAATGACATGGCAGACAGTATCGGGAAAAGTATCCAGACACTTGCCGGAGTGACCGAAAACGGATTTTCAAGCAGTGGATTCTATGTGGGATTCCTGCTTATTATCATTCTGATTGTAGGTGTTTATACCGCCTATACAGGGCTTCTCAAACGGGAAACAAGCAAGGCACTTCACGCCGTTATCAACTTTGTAGTGGTATTCATCGTGTCTGCGTCCTTTATTGCTTATGCTCCCAATTATATCCAGAAAATCAATGATTTCAGTTCGGACATCAGCACCGCTTCTCTGGACTTGGGGACAAAAATCATGCTCCCCGATTCACAAAGCAAAGGCAAGGACAGCGTAGACCTTATCCGTGACAGCCTTTTTGCGATACAGGTAGAAAAACCGTGGCTGTTGTTGCAGTTCGGGAACAGCGATACCGAAGAAATCGGGACTGACCGTGTAGAAGCTCTGGTATCTGCCAGCCCGTCCGATGAAGATGGGGAAACAAGGGAAACTGTTGTCAAAACAGAGATTGAGGATAACGACAATGACAACCTTACCATTCCACAGGTCGTCAACCGTCTTGGCATGGTGTTCTTCCTGCTCATTTTCAATCTCGGTATCACAATATTTATCTTCCTGCTTACTGGCATGATGTTGTTTTCCCAGATACTCTTTATCATATATGCCATATTTTTACCTGTCAGTTTTTTACTGTCCATGATACCGACCTATGAGAACATGGCGAAACAGGCAGTTGTCCGTGTGTTCAATGCCATTATGACAAGAGCCGGAATCACACTGATTGTGACCGTGGCATTTTCAATTTCCAGTATGTTTTACAACATTTCCACAGACTATCCGTTCTTCATGGTGGCATTTTTGCAGATAATCTGTTTTGCCGGAATCTACATGAAACTCGGAGAACTAATGAGTATGTTCAGTCTGAATGCCAATGACAGCCAGCAGATAGGTCGCCGGATATTCCGTAGACCGATGGTGTTCATGCGACACAGGGCAAGACGTATGGAACGCCGACTTGCAAGGGCTGTGGGTACAGGAAGTATGGTCGGAGCTGGTGCTGGTGCAGTCGCTGGTTCTGCTTATAATCACTCTCGTTCTACACATAAAAATACGCCAGCCAGACCACAAAGGAATAATGATATTTCCGTGGGAAGCCGTGTCGGTTCTGCGGTAGGTGCTGTAATGGATACAAAAAATAAAGTCCGTGACAGTGCTTCTTCTCTGAAAGAAAATGTGAAAGACTTACCGACACAGGCTGGTTATGCTGTTCACTCTGCAAAACAGAAAGCAAAGGATAATGTATCGGACTTTAAGCGTGGCATTGTGGAAGAACGGGAAAACCGACAGGAACAGCGTACACAGAAACGCAACCTGCACAGGGAAAATATCTCACAGAAAAAGCAGGAATTACAGAAAGCACAGGAAGCAAGGCAGACAGTTCATGCGAATGGATCAGCGACAGCCGGAGCTACCAGAAGCCATGAACGCCCTGTTGCCACACCTGTTCCAAAAACAGCACAGACCGATACGGTCATAAAGCCGGATATGAAGCGTCCTGCTACTTCTCCTGTGATAAAAAATGCAGAAGTCAAGGCTGGAAAAGAAACTGTTCGAACCAATATCAGACAGGAACAACAGGTCAAAGGTGTTACCAGAACGAACCAGCCGAATATAGCGGAATCCAGAAGTAATCAAAAGAAAACAACCATACAGAAACAGGTCAAGCAAAAACAGAATCGTAAGACTGTTACGAAGCAACCAGAGAAAGGACGGAAGAAATGA
- a CDS encoding lysozyme family protein has translation MRLKRILIIGTIFPVLFSIVLFFGILISGEDDDSSNSYSPVYSGMNLSADVLKHQPMVERYARENGISEYVNVLLAIIQVESGGTATDVMQSSESLGLPPNSLSTEESIKQGCKYFASLLSSCKAKGMNDINVVIQSYNYGGGYADYVAKNGKKHSFNLAENFAKNKSGGTKVTYTNPIAVSKNGGWRYNYGNMFYVELVNQYLNIKQFSNETVQAVMNEALKYQGWKYVYGGSNPNTSFDCSGLTQWCYGKAGISLPRTAQAQYDATQHIPLSQAQAGDLVFFHSTYNTSDYVTHVGIYVGNNQMYHAGNPIGYTDLTSAYWQQHIICAGRIKQ, from the coding sequence ATGAGATTAAAACGTATCCTTATCATAGGTACGATATTTCCAGTCCTTTTCTCCATCGTCCTCTTTTTCGGGATATTGATTTCCGGCGAAGATGACGACAGTTCAAACAGCTATTCGCCTGTCTATTCTGGCATGAACCTGTCAGCCGATGTCCTCAAACATCAGCCGATGGTAGAAAGATACGCCAGAGAAAACGGTATCTCGGAGTATGTGAACGTCCTGCTTGCCATCATACAGGTGGAAAGTGGCGGTACGGCTACCGATGTCATGCAGTCCAGTGAAAGTCTGGGACTACCGCCAAACTCATTAAGTACAGAAGAATCCATTAAGCAGGGGTGTAAATATTTTGCGTCCCTGCTTTCTTCCTGTAAAGCCAAAGGTATGAATGACATTAACGTGGTCATTCAATCTTATAACTATGGTGGTGGCTATGCAGACTATGTGGCGAAGAACGGGAAAAAGCACAGCTTCAACCTTGCAGAGAATTTCGCAAAGAATAAATCCGGCGGTACAAAAGTGACCTATACGAACCCGATAGCGGTCAGCAAAAATGGTGGCTGGCGTTATAATTACGGGAATATGTTCTATGTGGAGCTGGTCAACCAATATCTGAATATAAAGCAGTTCAGCAACGAAACGGTACAGGCGGTTATGAATGAAGCGTTGAAGTATCAAGGCTGGAAATATGTCTATGGTGGCAGTAACCCGAACACCTCTTTTGACTGTTCTGGTCTTACCCAGTGGTGCTACGGAAAAGCCGGAATCAGCCTGCCACGAACCGCACAGGCACAGTATGACGCAACCCAGCATATCCCGTTGTCACAGGCACAGGCTGGCGATTTGGTCTTTTTCCATTCCACCTACAATACCAGCGACTATGTTACCCATGTAGGAATCTATGTGGGAAACAATCAGATGTATCATGCTGGAAATCCAATCGGCTATACCGATTTAACTTCTGCCTACTGGCAACAGCACATCATTTGTGCCGGAAGAATCAAACAATAG
- a CDS encoding conjugal transfer protein, which yields MFKKKEKTEKAPKNKKVRTMKVGTHKKSVLLLWAVLLASTSFGVYKNFTAIDTHTVHEKEIIQLRLNDTNGIENFVKNFAKAYYSWDTSKEAIEARTTEISKYLTKELQDLNADTIRTDIPTSATVTNVLVWNVGQSGTDDFTVAYEVDQQVKEGEQTQAVTENYTVTVHVDKDGAMVITQNPTLAPAVQKSKYEPKAQEADVSISSDTVKDATAFLETFFKLYPTATEKELAYYIKDGVLAPVSGDYVFSELENPVFTKDGDNLKVSVSVKYLDNKSKMTQISQYDLVLHKDDNWKIVE from the coding sequence ATGTTTAAGAAGAAAGAAAAAACAGAGAAAGCACCTAAGAATAAGAAAGTGCGTACCATGAAAGTCGGGACACATAAGAAATCTGTCCTGTTGTTGTGGGCGGTGCTTCTGGCAAGCACCAGTTTTGGTGTGTATAAGAACTTTACCGCCATTGACACCCACACGGTACATGAAAAAGAAATCATTCAGCTAAGATTGAACGATACCAACGGTATTGAGAATTTCGTCAAGAACTTTGCGAAAGCCTACTACTCATGGGATACCAGCAAGGAAGCCATTGAAGCAAGGACAACAGAAATCAGTAAATACCTTACCAAGGAATTACAGGACTTGAACGCCGATACTATCAGAACGGACATACCAACCAGTGCTACTGTTACAAATGTGCTGGTCTGGAACGTGGGACAGTCTGGAACGGACGATTTTACTGTTGCCTACGAAGTAGATCAGCAGGTAAAAGAGGGCGAACAGACACAGGCAGTCACAGAAAACTACACAGTGACCGTTCATGTGGATAAGGACGGTGCAATGGTCATTACCCAGAATCCTACCCTTGCTCCGGCAGTACAGAAATCAAAGTATGAGCCAAAAGCACAGGAAGCAGATGTCAGTATCAGCTCAGACACAGTCAAGGACGCTACCGCTTTCTTGGAAACATTCTTCAAACTGTACCCTACCGCTACGGAGAAAGAACTTGCCTACTATATCAAAGACGGTGTGCTTGCTCCTGTATCTGGCGATTATGTATTTTCAGAACTGGAAAACCCTGTCTTTACCAAAGATGGCGATAATCTCAAAGTTAGCGTGTCCGTAAAATATCTGGATAACAAGTCGAAAATGACGCAAATCTCACAGTATGACCTTGTGCTTCATAAGGACGATAACTGGAAGATTGTAGAATAA
- a CDS encoding DUF6707 family protein, whose product MELFEKISEKYENKRIKRDCKALMKKCSAKSSRDMNTLVELIDLMYIYQDFEMAVELYHIIEKVEFTGNYTIYDEILYAKWTIVRIYRETNQTEKYEQLLNSVMEYENEALYDNRKAGLKLYDEHIRNARDLKAKQSMIGWMLVKYKIMIKCFENPKFPIDKIKLDKEIVEMEMKLKNIL is encoded by the coding sequence ATGGAACTATTTGAAAAAATTTCAGAAAAATATGAGAATAAACGGATAAAGCGTGATTGTAAAGCACTTATGAAAAAGTGTAGTGCTAAATCATCAAGAGATATGAATACATTGGTTGAGTTAATTGATTTAATGTATATATACCAAGATTTTGAAATGGCTGTTGAACTTTATCATATTATTGAAAAAGTAGAATTTACTGGTAATTATACGATTTACGATGAAATATTATATGCCAAATGGACTATTGTAAGAATATACAGAGAAACAAATCAAACAGAAAAATATGAACAGCTATTAAACTCAGTGATGGAGTATGAAAATGAAGCATTATATGATAATCGTAAAGCAGGGTTAAAATTATATGATGAACATATTAGAAATGCAAGAGATTTAAAAGCAAAGCAAAGTATGATTGGCTGGATGCTCGTAAAATATAAAATAATGATAAAATGTTTTGAAAACCCTAAATTTCCTATAGATAAAATAAAATTAGATAAAGAAATAGTTGAAATGGAAATGAAATTAAAAAATATACTATAA